A stretch of DNA from Candidatus Methylomirabilis tolerans:
AGATCTTCGCGACCAGGTCGTACGCCATGGCGGGAGTCTGGTGATCCTGTCGGCGCCGGCGGCGATCAAGGCCGCCGTCGACGTGTGGGGTCCGGTCGGCAACGCCCTGTCTCTCATGCGGGAATTGAAGCGCCGGTTCGACCCGAACGGGCTGCTCAACCCGGGGCGCTTTGTGGGAGGAATCTGAAAGACAGGGTGTTGGGTGTAGGGTTTCGGGTATGGGGTAAGTCGTGGAGAAGCGAAGAATAGTGGAGGAGCTATACGCCATCGTGGGCCGCGATTGGGTCATCGCCGACCCGGACGAGTTAACTGTGTACGAATGCGACGCGATGACCTTTCTGGAAAGGACTGCACCCGATATCGTGGTCCTTCCGAGCAACACAGAGCAGGTTGTTGAGGTGGTCAAGCTCTGCGATCGGGAGCGGCTTCCCTTCCTGCCGCGGGGAGCGGGGACCGGCCTGTCCGGCGGCGCTATTGCTGTTGCCGGCGGGGTCATCATCGGGCTGAACCGTATGAATCGGATATTGGACATCGATCTTGCGAATCAGCGCGCTGTCGTCGAACCGGGTGTGGTGAACCTCGCTCTGACCCAGGCCGTTCAGGAACATCGCCACTACTTTGCTCCGGACCCGGCCAGCCAGGCGGCATCCAGCATCGGCGGTAACGTGGCGGAGAACGCCGGAGGCCCTCACTGCCTGAAGTACGGGACGACGACGACGCATATCCTCGGACTTGAGGTGGTGCTGGCATCGGGAGAGATAGTGCAGTTCGGGGGCACAACACTGGATTGCCCCGGCTATGATCTCACCGGCCTCTTTACCGGCTCCGAAGGGACCCTGGGGATCGCTACGAAGGTCACGGTTCGCCTGATGCGTCAGGCTGAGGCTGTAAAAACACTGCTGGCCTCCTTTCGCGCCATCGATACGGCCAGCACGGTAGTGTCTGAGATCATCGCTACAGGCATCATCCCGTCGGCCATGGAGATGATGGATCGACACATCATCGGGGCACTTGAAGAGTGGTTGCATATCGGTTACCCTGAAGGCGCCGGCGCGGTGCTGTTGATCGAGCTGGATGGACCGGCTGCGGAGATCGAGGCCCAGGCCAAGCAGATTGAGCAGATTTGTGTTCGGCATGGCGCCCTGGACCTTCGGGTCGCCAGAGACGAGCAGGAGCGGGCACTGCTCTGGAGGGGACGGAAGGGTGCGGTCGCGGCCGTGGGCCGAATCACTCACGAATTTTACCTGCAGGATGGCGTGGTCCCTCGAACCACACT
This window harbors:
- a CDS encoding FAD-binding protein, with the protein product MEKRRIVEELYAIVGRDWVIADPDELTVYECDAMTFLERTAPDIVVLPSNTEQVVEVVKLCDRERLPFLPRGAGTGLSGGAIAVAGGVIIGLNRMNRILDIDLANQRAVVEPGVVNLALTQAVQEHRHYFAPDPASQAASSIGGNVAENAGGPHCLKYGTTTTHILGLEVVLASGEIVQFGGTTLDCPGYDLTGLFTGSEGTLGIATKVTVRLMRQAEAVKTLLASFRAIDTASTVVSEIIATGIIPSAMEMMDRHIIGALEEWLHIGYPEGAGAVLLIELDGPAAEIEAQAKQIEQICVRHGALDLRVARDEQERALLWRGRKGAVAAVGRITHEFYLQDGVVPRTTLPQVLREVEAIAERNAFVIANVFHAGDGNLHPLICFDSRKEGELQRAIAAGAEIMRLCLSVGGSITGEHGIGLEKIDFIPLMYSPDDLEAMQRVRLAFDPLLRCNPGKLLPTTKSCSETNVAYRPHRVEREGLAQRI